In Drosophila santomea strain STO CAGO 1482 chromosome 2L, Prin_Dsan_1.1, whole genome shotgun sequence, a single window of DNA contains:
- the LOC120448769 gene encoding voltage-dependent calcium channel subunit alpha-2/delta-4 isoform X1 yields MESKHWSCFVAIVLGVLIFQMHIFVASADQDEDIPHNEVRNWALKFGVDLWEFGRQFTKMNEIKSRFKDTEIEVKRKDGIILLRELAAEVKNFMDFKRNAVMRLMDSAEQAALSELEGQGQAESPLGGQQHYDARRINEYNADGKLADGARHMDIRFMRRFERLPVNLSLSSILVPHGVDLDEPDVKSSLQWSSHLDPLFQNNLEQDPALSWQYFGSSTGFLRRFPGTAWPPEGSKGSKLIHDFRTHNWFVQAASSPKDIMILLDASSSMTEKSFDLGMATAFNILDTLGEDDFVNLITFSEVVKTPVPCFKDRMVRATPDNIQEIKSAVKAIKLQDTANFTAGLEYAFSLLHKYNQSGAGSQCNQAIMLITESTSESHKDVIKQYNWPHMPVRIFTYLIGSDSGSRSNLHDMACSNKGFFVQINDYDEARRKVIDYALVMARPMIMYQADHPVHWSPVFVAGKSGGLGRDSEYQRRLVTTVSTPVFDRRNHSVRVANLLGVVGTDVPIEEIRKVIPQHKLGPNGYSFIVDNNGRVLYHPDLRPLGDANQYIDQLKPKYASVDITELELPETEFGNNNEPIEINKNLLNEMRGDMIKPKEGETEFTVMNHYDESKRVSTRTHRYFYGPIEDTPFTLAIVLPEKYGSHEFVSQQEIRHSRNNVTEYFKGDNWRVHPDWVYCEYNSVSDLEKERESSGEYSSRDQEPSFGSPEEQVLHFLSRAGRPGWKWMSVRPKSPQPHHNMHSGSNGNAPGSSHFGSQHQNSQGSRKAEPYFCDRALLQSLVRDAMVTDGLDRNTTGSSSGKEDKHPIATLMAILKRQGYQKFVVATSFVATRSGLLRWIDHVKRPEDTPEPHFSEDNVRAMDTSWYKRAIDQHSVEPDSFVYSVPFGSGYAIKSNATLVTASHAIFVEHRGHKAAAGVVGLQFQHDSLAKHFINITSACTGMTGCKRTCASDNLDCYVLDNSGFVIISEEMEHTGKFFGQIDGTIMDSLVQDRIYKRVTVNDYQGVCSDADNPYTAAGGILKPNRLGSWFFNHLLALSAAWLSLMPASLRAWPQEEYTYDNEDVVFVDNNYSDEYEFGNENEYNMQVDQEMDEFFTTADVEYTTPPPRQHKPHVGPRFSPDPHNARRCDLRTDLYMLQPERLNQGGQNNPLKGKLTNCHVSGCERPFSVQKIPHSNLILLVVDTLCPCGSKQLDIEPLEEAGVIGACSTRRQGQEQESRRRPKKCINYHPEEIEIQQCGRGSTLLHMSGSVIVAHLLMVTVTFVLANA; encoded by the exons CGCCTGATGGACTCCGCCGAGCAGGCAGCCCTATCAGAGCTGGAGGGCCAGGGGCAGGCGGAATCGCCGTTGGGAGGACAGCAGCACTACGATGCCCGGCGGATCAACGAATACAATGCCGATGGGAAGCTGGCGGACGGAGCCCGCCACATGGACATCCGGTTCATGCGGCGCTTCGAGCGCCTGCCGGTCAATCTCAGTCTAAGCTCGATTCTGGTCCCGCACGGCGTCGACTTGGATGAGCCGGACGTGAAGTCGTCGCTGCAGTGGAGCAGCCATTTGGATCCGCTGTTCCAGAACAACTTAGAGCAAGATCCGGCATTGTCGTGGCAATACTTCGGCTCCTCCACAGGCTTTCTGCGCCGCTTCCCGGGCACCGCCTGGCCCCCGGAGGGCTCCAAGGGCAGCAAGCTCATCCACGACTTCCGCACGCACAATTGGTTCGTCCAGGCCGCCTCGTCGCCCAAGGACATT ATGATTCTTTTGGATGCATCGTCGAGCATGACAGAGAAGTCCTTCGACCTGGGGATGGCCACCGCCTTCAACATATTGGACACCCTTGGTGAAGATGATTTCGTGAACCTCATTACCTTCTCAGAGGTGGTAAAAACCCCAGTGCCGTGTTTCAAGGACCGCATGGTTCGGGCCACGCCCGACAACATCCAGGAGATCAAGTCCGCGGTAAAGGCCATCAAGCTGCAGGATACGGCGAACTTTACAGCGGGTCTGGAGTACGCTTTCAGTTTGCTGCACAAG TACAACCAATCTGGGGCTGGGAGTCAGTGCAATCAGGCCATCATGTTGATCACGGAAAGCACCTCGGAGTCGCACAAGGACGTTATTAAGCAGTACAACTGGCCACACATGCCCGTCCGAATATTTACCTACCTGATTGGCAGCGATTCCGGAAGCAGGAGTAATCTCCACGACATGGCCTGCTCGAACAAGGGATTCTTCGTCCAGATCAACGATTACGATGAAGCTCGCCGAAAGGTGATTGACTATGCCCTGGTGATGGCTCGTCCAATGATCATGTACCAGGCGGACCATCCGGTCCACTGGAGTCCAGTGTTTGTGGCTGGAAAGTCAGGAGGACTTGGCCGCGATTCGGAGTACCAGCGACGCCTGGTGACGACAGTTTCAACTCCGGTCTTCGATAGACGGAACCATTCGGTGCGCGTTGCCAATCTGCTGGGCGTGGTGGGCACCGATGTTCCCATCGAGGAGATCCGCAAGGTGATCCCCCAGCACAAGCTGGGACCGAATGGCTATTCGTTTATCGTAGATAACAACGGACGGGTGCTCTACCATCCGGATCTGCGTCCTTTAGGCGATGCCAACCAGTATATCGACCAGCTGAAGCCCAAGTACGCCTCGGTCGACATCACGGAGTTGGAACTGCCGGAGACGGAGTTCGGCAACAATAACGAACCcattgaaataaataagaacCTATTAAACGAG ATGCGCGGTGACATGATAAAACCCAAGGAGGGGGAGACGGAGTTCACTGTGATGAACCATTACGATGAATCAAAAAGGGTTTCGACCAGGACACATCGGTACTTCTACGGCCCCATCGAGGATACACCATTCACACTGGCTATTGTGCTCCCGGAGAAATACGGTAGCCATGAGTTTGTCTCCCAGCAAGAGATTCGGCATTCGCGTAACAATG TTACTGAATACTTTAAGGGAGACAACTGGCGCGTACATCCCGACTGGGTGTATTGTGAGTACAATAGCGTGAGTGATCTGGAGAAGGAAAGGGAGAGCTCCGGTGAGTACTCCTCGCGCGATCAGGAGCCCAGTTTCGGATCGCCGGAGGAGCAGGTATTGCACTTTCTGTCTCGTGCTGGACGCCCCGGCTGGAAGTGGATGTCG GTTCGACCTAAGTCGCCGCAGCCACATCACAACATGCACAGTGGCTCCAACGGCAATGCGCCAGGATCGAGCCACTTTGGATCGCAGCACCAAAACTCTCAGGGATCTCGCAAGGCTGAGCCGTACTTTTGCGATCGAGCCCTCCTCCAGAGTTTGGTGCGCGATGCCATGGTAACTGATGGACTCGATAGGAACACGACTGGATCCTCCAGCGGAAAGGAGGATAAGCA TCCCATCGCCACATTGATGGCAATCCTAAAGAG GCAAGGCTACCAGAAGTTTGTGGTCGCTACTTCTTTCGTGGCTACGAGATCGGGTCTCCTCCGGTGGATTGATCATGTAAAGCGACCTGAGGATACCCCCGAGCC TCACTTCAGCGAAGATAATGTTAGAGCCATGGACACATCCTGGTATAAGAGGGCCATTGACCAACATTCGGTGGAACCAGACAGTTTTGTATACAGCGTTCCCTTTGGATCGGGCTATGCCATTAAGTCGAACGCCACTCTGGTGACCGCCTCCCATGCCATATTTGTGGAGCATCGAGGTCACAAAGCTGCAGCCGGAGTTGTGGGTCTGCAGTTTCAGCACGATTCTTTAGCGAAGCATTTTATAAACATCACCTCAGCC TGCACTGGAATGACTGGTTGCAAGAGAACCTGTGCTTCGGACAATTTGGACTGCTATGTTCTAGACAACAGTGGATTTGTGATCATATCCGAAGAGATGGAGCACACGGGCAAGTTCTTTGGGCAGATCGATGGCACCATTATGGATTCCTTGGTGCAGGATCGCATTTACAAGAGAGTTACGGTGAACGATTATCAGGGTGTCTGCTCCGATGCGGATAATCCATATACGGCTGCGGGGGGAATTTTAAAACCCAATCGCCTTGGATCCTGGTTCTTCAATCACCTTTTGGCCCTAAGTGCCGCCTGGTTGTCCCTTATGCCTGCTTCGCTGCGTGCCTGGCCGCAGGAAGAGTATACTTATGACAACGAGGATGTGGTTTTCGTGGACAACAATTACTCTGATGAATACGAGTTCGGTAATGAAAACGAATACAATATGCAGGTGGATCAGGAAATGGACGAATTCTTCACCACAGCCGACGTG GAATATACGACACCACCGCCTAGACAGCATAAACCTCACGTTGGACCTAGATTTTCACCAGACCCTCACAATGCCAGACGTTGTGATCTCCGCACGGATCTCTATATGCTTCAGCCGGAGCGCCTGAATCAGGGTGGTCAAAACAATCCACTCAAA GGTAAACTAACCAACTGTCATGTGTCTGGATGCGAGCGTCCTTTCAGCGTTCAAAAGATCCCGCACAGCAATCTGATCCTGTTGGTGGTGGACACCTTGTGTCCATGTGGCTCCAAGCAACTGGACATTGAGCCCTTGGAGGAGGCGGGCGTAATCG GAGCCTGCAGTACGAGACGCCAGGGACAGGAGCAAGAGTCCCGAAGGCGCCCCAAAAAGTGCATCAACTATCATCCGGAGGAGATCGAAATTCAGcaatgtgggcgtggtagcACCCTGCTGCACATGTCTGGATCGGTGATTGTGGCCCATCTTTTGATGGTGACCGTGACCTTTGTGCTGGCCAACGCGTGA
- the LOC120448784 gene encoding uncharacterized protein LOC120448784, which yields MDSRTFVFLLLIGCLIVGCCMAAPQGCQGGFFAKNGDLHINTLEIERYLECINKEHQRG from the coding sequence ATGGATTCGCGGACCTTTGTATTCCTCTTGCTAATTGGCTGCCTTATTGTTGGATGTTGCATGGCAGCGCCTCAAGGATGTCAAGGTggattttttgccaaaaacgGGGACCTGCATATCAACACGTTAGAAATTGAAAGATACCTGGAGTGTATAAACAAAGAGCATCAACGTGGATAG
- the LOC120448769 gene encoding voltage-dependent calcium channel subunit alpha-2/delta-3 isoform X2 has translation MESKHWSCFVAIVLGVLIFQMHIFVASADQDEDIPHNEVRNWALKFGVDLWEFGRQFTKMNEIKSRFKDTEIEVKRKDGIILLRELAAEVKNFMDFKRNAVMRLMDSAEQAALSELEGQGQAESPLGGQQHYDARRINEYNADGKLADGARHMDIRFMRRFERLPVNLSLSSILVPHGVDLDEPDVKSSLQWSSHLDPLFQNNLEQDPALSWQYFGSSTGFLRRFPGTAWPPEGSKGSKLIHDFRTHNWFVQAASSPKDIMILLDASSSMTEKSFDLGMATAFNILDTLGEDDFVNLITFSEVVKTPVPCFKDRMVRATPDNIQEIKSAVKAIKLQDTANFTAGLEYAFSLLHKYNQSGAGSQCNQAIMLITESTSESHKDVIKQYNWPHMPVRIFTYLIGSDSGSRSNLHDMACSNKGFFVQINDYDEARRKVIDYALVMARPMIMYQADHPVHWSPVFVAGKSGGLGRDSEYQRRLVTTVSTPVFDRRNHSVRVANLLGVVGTDVPIEEIRKVIPQHKLGPNGYSFIVDNNGRVLYHPDLRPLGDANQYIDQLKPKYASVDITELELPETEFGNNNEPIEINKNLLNEMRGDMIKPKEGETEFTVMNHYDESKRVSTRTHRYFYGPIEDTPFTLAIVLPEKYGSHEFVSQQEIRHSRNNVTEYFKGDNWRVHPDWVYCEYNSVSDLEKERESSGEYSSRDQEPSFGSPEEQVLHFLSRAGRPGWKWMSVRPKSPQPHHNMHSGSNGNAPGSSHFGSQHQNSQGSRKAEPYFCDRALLQSLVRDAMVTDGLDRNTTGSSSGKEDKQQGYQKFVVATSFVATRSGLLRWIDHVKRPEDTPEPHFSEDNVRAMDTSWYKRAIDQHSVEPDSFVYSVPFGSGYAIKSNATLVTASHAIFVEHRGHKAAAGVVGLQFQHDSLAKHFINITSACTGMTGCKRTCASDNLDCYVLDNSGFVIISEEMEHTGKFFGQIDGTIMDSLVQDRIYKRVTVNDYQGVCSDADNPYTAAGGILKPNRLGSWFFNHLLALSAAWLSLMPASLRAWPQEEYTYDNEDVVFVDNNYSDEYEFGNENEYNMQVDQEMDEFFTTADVEYTTPPPRQHKPHVGPRFSPDPHNARRCDLRTDLYMLQPERLNQGGQNNPLKGKLTNCHVSGCERPFSVQKIPHSNLILLVVDTLCPCGSKQLDIEPLEEAGVIGACSTRRQGQEQESRRRPKKCINYHPEEIEIQQCGRGSTLLHMSGSVIVAHLLMVTVTFVLANA, from the exons CGCCTGATGGACTCCGCCGAGCAGGCAGCCCTATCAGAGCTGGAGGGCCAGGGGCAGGCGGAATCGCCGTTGGGAGGACAGCAGCACTACGATGCCCGGCGGATCAACGAATACAATGCCGATGGGAAGCTGGCGGACGGAGCCCGCCACATGGACATCCGGTTCATGCGGCGCTTCGAGCGCCTGCCGGTCAATCTCAGTCTAAGCTCGATTCTGGTCCCGCACGGCGTCGACTTGGATGAGCCGGACGTGAAGTCGTCGCTGCAGTGGAGCAGCCATTTGGATCCGCTGTTCCAGAACAACTTAGAGCAAGATCCGGCATTGTCGTGGCAATACTTCGGCTCCTCCACAGGCTTTCTGCGCCGCTTCCCGGGCACCGCCTGGCCCCCGGAGGGCTCCAAGGGCAGCAAGCTCATCCACGACTTCCGCACGCACAATTGGTTCGTCCAGGCCGCCTCGTCGCCCAAGGACATT ATGATTCTTTTGGATGCATCGTCGAGCATGACAGAGAAGTCCTTCGACCTGGGGATGGCCACCGCCTTCAACATATTGGACACCCTTGGTGAAGATGATTTCGTGAACCTCATTACCTTCTCAGAGGTGGTAAAAACCCCAGTGCCGTGTTTCAAGGACCGCATGGTTCGGGCCACGCCCGACAACATCCAGGAGATCAAGTCCGCGGTAAAGGCCATCAAGCTGCAGGATACGGCGAACTTTACAGCGGGTCTGGAGTACGCTTTCAGTTTGCTGCACAAG TACAACCAATCTGGGGCTGGGAGTCAGTGCAATCAGGCCATCATGTTGATCACGGAAAGCACCTCGGAGTCGCACAAGGACGTTATTAAGCAGTACAACTGGCCACACATGCCCGTCCGAATATTTACCTACCTGATTGGCAGCGATTCCGGAAGCAGGAGTAATCTCCACGACATGGCCTGCTCGAACAAGGGATTCTTCGTCCAGATCAACGATTACGATGAAGCTCGCCGAAAGGTGATTGACTATGCCCTGGTGATGGCTCGTCCAATGATCATGTACCAGGCGGACCATCCGGTCCACTGGAGTCCAGTGTTTGTGGCTGGAAAGTCAGGAGGACTTGGCCGCGATTCGGAGTACCAGCGACGCCTGGTGACGACAGTTTCAACTCCGGTCTTCGATAGACGGAACCATTCGGTGCGCGTTGCCAATCTGCTGGGCGTGGTGGGCACCGATGTTCCCATCGAGGAGATCCGCAAGGTGATCCCCCAGCACAAGCTGGGACCGAATGGCTATTCGTTTATCGTAGATAACAACGGACGGGTGCTCTACCATCCGGATCTGCGTCCTTTAGGCGATGCCAACCAGTATATCGACCAGCTGAAGCCCAAGTACGCCTCGGTCGACATCACGGAGTTGGAACTGCCGGAGACGGAGTTCGGCAACAATAACGAACCcattgaaataaataagaacCTATTAAACGAG ATGCGCGGTGACATGATAAAACCCAAGGAGGGGGAGACGGAGTTCACTGTGATGAACCATTACGATGAATCAAAAAGGGTTTCGACCAGGACACATCGGTACTTCTACGGCCCCATCGAGGATACACCATTCACACTGGCTATTGTGCTCCCGGAGAAATACGGTAGCCATGAGTTTGTCTCCCAGCAAGAGATTCGGCATTCGCGTAACAATG TTACTGAATACTTTAAGGGAGACAACTGGCGCGTACATCCCGACTGGGTGTATTGTGAGTACAATAGCGTGAGTGATCTGGAGAAGGAAAGGGAGAGCTCCGGTGAGTACTCCTCGCGCGATCAGGAGCCCAGTTTCGGATCGCCGGAGGAGCAGGTATTGCACTTTCTGTCTCGTGCTGGACGCCCCGGCTGGAAGTGGATGTCG GTTCGACCTAAGTCGCCGCAGCCACATCACAACATGCACAGTGGCTCCAACGGCAATGCGCCAGGATCGAGCCACTTTGGATCGCAGCACCAAAACTCTCAGGGATCTCGCAAGGCTGAGCCGTACTTTTGCGATCGAGCCCTCCTCCAGAGTTTGGTGCGCGATGCCATGGTAACTGATGGACTCGATAGGAACACGACTGGATCCTCCAGCGGAAAGGAGGATAAGCA GCAAGGCTACCAGAAGTTTGTGGTCGCTACTTCTTTCGTGGCTACGAGATCGGGTCTCCTCCGGTGGATTGATCATGTAAAGCGACCTGAGGATACCCCCGAGCC TCACTTCAGCGAAGATAATGTTAGAGCCATGGACACATCCTGGTATAAGAGGGCCATTGACCAACATTCGGTGGAACCAGACAGTTTTGTATACAGCGTTCCCTTTGGATCGGGCTATGCCATTAAGTCGAACGCCACTCTGGTGACCGCCTCCCATGCCATATTTGTGGAGCATCGAGGTCACAAAGCTGCAGCCGGAGTTGTGGGTCTGCAGTTTCAGCACGATTCTTTAGCGAAGCATTTTATAAACATCACCTCAGCC TGCACTGGAATGACTGGTTGCAAGAGAACCTGTGCTTCGGACAATTTGGACTGCTATGTTCTAGACAACAGTGGATTTGTGATCATATCCGAAGAGATGGAGCACACGGGCAAGTTCTTTGGGCAGATCGATGGCACCATTATGGATTCCTTGGTGCAGGATCGCATTTACAAGAGAGTTACGGTGAACGATTATCAGGGTGTCTGCTCCGATGCGGATAATCCATATACGGCTGCGGGGGGAATTTTAAAACCCAATCGCCTTGGATCCTGGTTCTTCAATCACCTTTTGGCCCTAAGTGCCGCCTGGTTGTCCCTTATGCCTGCTTCGCTGCGTGCCTGGCCGCAGGAAGAGTATACTTATGACAACGAGGATGTGGTTTTCGTGGACAACAATTACTCTGATGAATACGAGTTCGGTAATGAAAACGAATACAATATGCAGGTGGATCAGGAAATGGACGAATTCTTCACCACAGCCGACGTG GAATATACGACACCACCGCCTAGACAGCATAAACCTCACGTTGGACCTAGATTTTCACCAGACCCTCACAATGCCAGACGTTGTGATCTCCGCACGGATCTCTATATGCTTCAGCCGGAGCGCCTGAATCAGGGTGGTCAAAACAATCCACTCAAA GGTAAACTAACCAACTGTCATGTGTCTGGATGCGAGCGTCCTTTCAGCGTTCAAAAGATCCCGCACAGCAATCTGATCCTGTTGGTGGTGGACACCTTGTGTCCATGTGGCTCCAAGCAACTGGACATTGAGCCCTTGGAGGAGGCGGGCGTAATCG GAGCCTGCAGTACGAGACGCCAGGGACAGGAGCAAGAGTCCCGAAGGCGCCCCAAAAAGTGCATCAACTATCATCCGGAGGAGATCGAAATTCAGcaatgtgggcgtggtagcACCCTGCTGCACATGTCTGGATCGGTGATTGTGGCCCATCTTTTGATGGTGACCGTGACCTTTGTGCTGGCCAACGCGTGA